In Ipomoea triloba cultivar NCNSP0323 chromosome 7, ASM357664v1, a single genomic region encodes these proteins:
- the LOC116026152 gene encoding dnaJ homolog subfamily B member 9 isoform X1 — protein MDLVSALSLRLSPTQIYPFTLPLHKSSSPLPAFRIGYGPVFNPLLQRPLALSSTPSVYYNKRRFAPVKASRGESPYEVLGVSPAATPNEIKRAYRKLALKYHPDVNKEPNAQEKFMRIKHAYNTLLNSKSRKKYDSGSSTSNDSYYTTWGSQSRTAKDEDFYGFGNFFRDVQITLEDFFKDLQEEFRNWEATSASQGKPKSLWEELAEIGEEFVEFLEKELNITDPDAEEEKAQNNNAYSGAEGMGSGTQNKATDKRNNIEENLDDIEAALAQLKKELGL, from the exons ATGGATTTGGTATCGGCTCTGTCTCTGAGGCTGAGCCCGACCCAGATCTACCCTTTTACTCTTCCACTTCACAAGTCGTCGTCTCCTTTACCCGCTTTCAGAATCGGGTATGGACCCGTTTTCAACCCTCTGTTGCAGAGACCGCTGGCTCTTTCTTCTACCCCAAGTGTCTACTACAATAAGAGAAGATTTGCCCCAGTGAAGGCCAGCCGCGGAGAGTCTCCTTACGAGGTCTTGGGGGTGTCTCCCGCCGCTACTCCCAATGAAATCAAAAGAGCTTATAGAAAACTCGCTCTTAAATATCATCCTGATGTTAATAAAGAG CCCAATGCTCAGGAAAAATTTATGAGGATTAAGCATGCATACAACACGCTGTTGAACTCCAAATCAAGAAAGAAGTATGATTCTGGAAGCAGCACATCGAATGATTCTTATTACACAACTTGGGGAAGCCAAAGTAGAACGGCCAAAGATGAAGATTTCTATGGATTTG GTAACTTTTTCAGGGATGTACAAATTACATTAG AGGACTTCTTTAAGGATCTTCAAGAAGAATTCCGAAATTGGGAGGCGACTTCAGCTTCACAAGGGAAACCGAAGAGTTTGTGGGAGGAATTAGCG GAAATCGGTGAAGAATTTGTTGAGTTTTTAGAGAAGGAACTGAACATCACTGATCCAGATGCAGAAGAGGAAAAGGCTCAAAACAACAATGCATATTCTGGTGCAGAGGGAATGGGAAGTGGCACCCAGAATAAAGCAACAGATAAAAGAAACAACATCGAAGAAAATCTCGATGATATTGAAGCAGCCCTAGCTCAGTTGAAAAAGGAATTGGGTCTTTGA
- the LOC116026152 gene encoding chaperone protein DnaJ isoform X2, producing the protein MDLVSALSLRLSPTQIYPFTLPLHKSSSPLPAFRIGYGPVFNPLLQRPLALSSTPSVYYNKRRFAPVKASRGESPYEVLGVSPAATPNEIKRAYRKLALKYHPDVNKEPNAQEKFMRIKHAYNTLLNSKSRKKYDSGSSTSNDSYYTTWGSQSRTAKDEDFYGFEDFFKDLQEEFRNWEATSASQGKPKSLWEELAEIGEEFVEFLEKELNITDPDAEEEKAQNNNAYSGAEGMGSGTQNKATDKRNNIEENLDDIEAALAQLKKELGL; encoded by the exons ATGGATTTGGTATCGGCTCTGTCTCTGAGGCTGAGCCCGACCCAGATCTACCCTTTTACTCTTCCACTTCACAAGTCGTCGTCTCCTTTACCCGCTTTCAGAATCGGGTATGGACCCGTTTTCAACCCTCTGTTGCAGAGACCGCTGGCTCTTTCTTCTACCCCAAGTGTCTACTACAATAAGAGAAGATTTGCCCCAGTGAAGGCCAGCCGCGGAGAGTCTCCTTACGAGGTCTTGGGGGTGTCTCCCGCCGCTACTCCCAATGAAATCAAAAGAGCTTATAGAAAACTCGCTCTTAAATATCATCCTGATGTTAATAAAGAG CCCAATGCTCAGGAAAAATTTATGAGGATTAAGCATGCATACAACACGCTGTTGAACTCCAAATCAAGAAAGAAGTATGATTCTGGAAGCAGCACATCGAATGATTCTTATTACACAACTTGGGGAAGCCAAAGTAGAACGGCCAAAGATGAAGATTTCTATGGATTTG AGGACTTCTTTAAGGATCTTCAAGAAGAATTCCGAAATTGGGAGGCGACTTCAGCTTCACAAGGGAAACCGAAGAGTTTGTGGGAGGAATTAGCG GAAATCGGTGAAGAATTTGTTGAGTTTTTAGAGAAGGAACTGAACATCACTGATCCAGATGCAGAAGAGGAAAAGGCTCAAAACAACAATGCATATTCTGGTGCAGAGGGAATGGGAAGTGGCACCCAGAATAAAGCAACAGATAAAAGAAACAACATCGAAGAAAATCTCGATGATATTGAAGCAGCCCTAGCTCAGTTGAAAAAGGAATTGGGTCTTTGA
- the LOC116025588 gene encoding D-xylose-proton symporter-like 3, chloroplastic isoform X2, with product MKPTNQTPFSRRVPFLSNGRLKLEVRAAGEGAESLDSGSVYREEFNWSSVILPFIFPALGGLLFGYDIGATSGATLSLQSPEFSGTTWFNLSAVQLGLVVSGSLYGALFGSLLVYPLADFLGRRKELIIAAILYALGGALTASASGLTVLLIGRLIYGLGIGLAMHGAPLYIAETCPTQIRGTLISLKELAIVLGILMGYFVGSYEINSVGGWRVMFGFSAPIAVLMGLGMLSLPPSPRWLLLRAVQGKGPLQEYKEKAISALSKLRGRPAGDKVSEKQIEDTLVSLKTAYTDEETEGSFLEVFQGPSLKAFIIGGGLVLFQQITGQPSVLYYAGPILQSAGFSAASDATRVSVIIGIFKSLMTGIAVLKVDDLGRRPLLIGGVSGIAVSLFLLSAYYKFLDGFPLVAVGALLLYVGCYQISFGPISWLMVSEIFPLRTRGKGISLAVLTNFGSNALVTFAFSPLKELLGAENLFLLFGVIALLSVVFVVTSVPETKGLSLEEIESKFLK from the exons ATGAAGCCCACCAATCAAACACCTTTCTCTAGAAGAGTCCCCTTCTTGTCCAATGGAAGGTTAAAGCTAGAG GTGCGAGCCGCAGGAGAAGGCGCCGAGTCTCTGGATTCTGGTTCTGTATATCGAGAGGAATTCAACTGGTCTTCTGTTATTCTGCC ATTTATCTTTCCAGCTTTAGGTGGTTTATTGTTTGGCTATGATATAGGTGCAACTTCTGGTGCTACCCTCTCCTTGCAG TCACCAGAGTTTAGTGGCACAACTTGGTTCAACCTTTCTGCTGTCCAGCTTGGTCTTGTG GTTAGTGGGTCCCTGTATGGAGCATTGTTTGGCTCCCTCCTTGTTTACCCACTAGCAGATTTCCTTG GCAGGAGAAAGGAACTTATCATAGCAGCCATTCTATATGCACTCGGTGGTGCATTAACTGCATCTGCTTCAGGCCTAACAGTTCTCTTGATAGGGAGGCTTATTTATGGGCTTGGTATTGGTTTG GCCATGCATGGTGCACCTCTATATATTGCAGAGACTTGTCCAACTCAAATTCGGGGAACCTTGATATCTTTAAAGGAGCTAGCAATAGTTCTTGGAATTTtg ATGGGTTATTTTGTAGGTAGCTATGAGATTAATTCTGTTGGAGGGTGGCGTGTCATGTTTGGGTTTAGCGCTCCAATTGCTGTACTTATGGGGTTAGGCATGTTGAGTTTACCACCTTCTCCAAGATGGTTACTTCTGAGGGCAGTTCAAGGTAAAGGGCCTTTACAGGAATACAAAGAAAAGGCTATAAGTGCTTTGAGCAAGCTAAGAGGCCGACCTGCTGGAGATAAGGTGTCTGAGAAACAAATAGAAGATACGCTTGTTTCACTGAAGACAGCCTATACGGATGAGGAAACTGAAGGGAGTTTCTTGGAGGTATTTCAAGGCCCGAGTTTGAAAGCATTCATAATTGGCGGTGGATTAGTCCTTTTTCAGCag ATAACAGGGCAGCCAAGTGTTTTATACTATGCTGGTCCAATTCTTCAG AGTGCTGGGTTTTCTGCTGCTTCTGATGCTACACGGGTGTCAGTCATTATCGGCATTTTCAAG TCACTAATGACAGGGATAGCTGTCCTAAAGGTCGATGATCTCGGAAGAAGACCTCTACTAATTGGAGGCGTCAGTGGCATT GCCGTatcactttttcttctttcagcttATTACAAGTTTCTTGATGGATTTCCTCTTGTTGCGGTGGGTGCTTTGCTTCTCTATGTAGGATGCTACCAG ATATCTTTTGGACCTATCAGTTGGCTCATGGTATCAGAAATATTCCCACTGCGCACTAGAGGCAAAGGGATCAGCCTTGCAGTCCTCACCAACTTTGGCTCTAATGCTTTAGTAACCTTCGCGTTCTCGCCTTTAAAG GAATTACTGGGCGCAGAAAACCTTTTCCTGTTGTTTGGGGTGATTGCTCTGCTATCTGTCGTGTTCGTGGTAACCTCTGTCCCGGAGACCAAAGGGTTGAGCTTGGAAGAAATTGAATCCAAGTTCTTGAAGTGA
- the LOC116025588 gene encoding D-xylose-proton symporter-like 3, chloroplastic isoform X1 has product MAFASLQLGLYPRFPASNPPAFHHSKKSQSVVSNSCSDSAKRPTDPRSRSIFMKPTNQTPFSRRVPFLSNGRLKLEVRAAGEGAESLDSGSVYREEFNWSSVILPFIFPALGGLLFGYDIGATSGATLSLQSPEFSGTTWFNLSAVQLGLVVSGSLYGALFGSLLVYPLADFLGRRKELIIAAILYALGGALTASASGLTVLLIGRLIYGLGIGLAMHGAPLYIAETCPTQIRGTLISLKELAIVLGILMGYFVGSYEINSVGGWRVMFGFSAPIAVLMGLGMLSLPPSPRWLLLRAVQGKGPLQEYKEKAISALSKLRGRPAGDKVSEKQIEDTLVSLKTAYTDEETEGSFLEVFQGPSLKAFIIGGGLVLFQQITGQPSVLYYAGPILQSAGFSAASDATRVSVIIGIFKSLMTGIAVLKVDDLGRRPLLIGGVSGIAVSLFLLSAYYKFLDGFPLVAVGALLLYVGCYQISFGPISWLMVSEIFPLRTRGKGISLAVLTNFGSNALVTFAFSPLKELLGAENLFLLFGVIALLSVVFVVTSVPETKGLSLEEIESKFLK; this is encoded by the exons ATGGCTTTTGCTTCTCTTCAACTGGGATTGTATCCCAGATTTCCTGCTTCAAACCCACCCGCATTTCATCATTCCAAGAAATCCCAATCGGTTGTCTCCAACTCCTGCAGTGATTCCGCTAAGAGACCAACAGACCCACGTTCAAGAAGCATCTTTATGAAGCCCACCAATCAAACACCTTTCTCTAGAAGAGTCCCCTTCTTGTCCAATGGAAGGTTAAAGCTAGAG GTGCGAGCCGCAGGAGAAGGCGCCGAGTCTCTGGATTCTGGTTCTGTATATCGAGAGGAATTCAACTGGTCTTCTGTTATTCTGCC ATTTATCTTTCCAGCTTTAGGTGGTTTATTGTTTGGCTATGATATAGGTGCAACTTCTGGTGCTACCCTCTCCTTGCAG TCACCAGAGTTTAGTGGCACAACTTGGTTCAACCTTTCTGCTGTCCAGCTTGGTCTTGTG GTTAGTGGGTCCCTGTATGGAGCATTGTTTGGCTCCCTCCTTGTTTACCCACTAGCAGATTTCCTTG GCAGGAGAAAGGAACTTATCATAGCAGCCATTCTATATGCACTCGGTGGTGCATTAACTGCATCTGCTTCAGGCCTAACAGTTCTCTTGATAGGGAGGCTTATTTATGGGCTTGGTATTGGTTTG GCCATGCATGGTGCACCTCTATATATTGCAGAGACTTGTCCAACTCAAATTCGGGGAACCTTGATATCTTTAAAGGAGCTAGCAATAGTTCTTGGAATTTtg ATGGGTTATTTTGTAGGTAGCTATGAGATTAATTCTGTTGGAGGGTGGCGTGTCATGTTTGGGTTTAGCGCTCCAATTGCTGTACTTATGGGGTTAGGCATGTTGAGTTTACCACCTTCTCCAAGATGGTTACTTCTGAGGGCAGTTCAAGGTAAAGGGCCTTTACAGGAATACAAAGAAAAGGCTATAAGTGCTTTGAGCAAGCTAAGAGGCCGACCTGCTGGAGATAAGGTGTCTGAGAAACAAATAGAAGATACGCTTGTTTCACTGAAGACAGCCTATACGGATGAGGAAACTGAAGGGAGTTTCTTGGAGGTATTTCAAGGCCCGAGTTTGAAAGCATTCATAATTGGCGGTGGATTAGTCCTTTTTCAGCag ATAACAGGGCAGCCAAGTGTTTTATACTATGCTGGTCCAATTCTTCAG AGTGCTGGGTTTTCTGCTGCTTCTGATGCTACACGGGTGTCAGTCATTATCGGCATTTTCAAG TCACTAATGACAGGGATAGCTGTCCTAAAGGTCGATGATCTCGGAAGAAGACCTCTACTAATTGGAGGCGTCAGTGGCATT GCCGTatcactttttcttctttcagcttATTACAAGTTTCTTGATGGATTTCCTCTTGTTGCGGTGGGTGCTTTGCTTCTCTATGTAGGATGCTACCAG ATATCTTTTGGACCTATCAGTTGGCTCATGGTATCAGAAATATTCCCACTGCGCACTAGAGGCAAAGGGATCAGCCTTGCAGTCCTCACCAACTTTGGCTCTAATGCTTTAGTAACCTTCGCGTTCTCGCCTTTAAAG GAATTACTGGGCGCAGAAAACCTTTTCCTGTTGTTTGGGGTGATTGCTCTGCTATCTGTCGTGTTCGTGGTAACCTCTGTCCCGGAGACCAAAGGGTTGAGCTTGGAAGAAATTGAATCCAAGTTCTTGAAGTGA